The nucleotide sequence AATCTCCTCCGATTTTATGGGCGAACGCGCCCCGAGCCCGCGTCTGGCGCGCGGCTCCTCGGAGCGCGGGGGCGATCGACGGAATCAGCCGTCGAGGCCGGAGCGCAGGCTCGCCATGGCGGCGAGCACGCCGCCGCTCTTGTGCGGTACGCCGGCTGCCGCCAGCCCCATCTCGACGCCGGACAGGGCGCCCATCAGGGTCAGGTCGTTGGTCTCGCCGAGATGGCCGATGCGGAAGATCTTGTCGGCGAGCTTCGATAGCCCTGCGCCGAGCGACATGTCGAACTTTTCGAGCACCAGGGCGCGGAAGGCGTCCGCGCCCTTGCCGTCGGGCATCATCACCGCGGTCAGCACCGGCGAGTACTCGTCCGGGTTCTGACACAGCACTTCGAGGCCCCAGGCCTCGACGGCGGCACGGGTCGCGGCGGCGAGCCGCTGGTGGCGGGCGAAGACGTTGTCGAGGCCTTCCTCCAGCATCATCGCCACTGCCTCGCGCAGGCCGTAGAGCAGGTTGGTGGCAGGTGTGTAGGGGAAGTAGCCGTTGGCGTTGGGCTTCAGCATCTCCTCCCAGTCCCAGTAGGAGCGGGGGAGATTGTTGGATCGTCCGGCCGTCCACGCCTTGTCCGAGATCGCGGTGAAGCCGAGGCCCGGCGGCAGCATCAGCCCCTTCTGCGAGCCGCTGACGGTGACATCGACGCCCCATTCGTCGTGGCGGTAATCGACCGAGCCGAGCGAGGAGATGGTGTCGACGAGAAGAAGCGCCGGGTGCCCGGCGGCGTCGATCGCCTTGCGAATCGCCGGAATGCGGCTCGTGACGCCGGTGGAGGTCTCGTTATGGACCACCATCACCGCCTTGAAGGCATGAGCACGGTCCTCGGCGAGCTTGGCCTCGACCAGGGCCGGGTCGACGCCGTGGCGCCAGTCGCCGGGCACGAACTCGACCTCGATGCCCCAGCGCGCCGCCATCTGCCGCCACAGGGTGGCGAAGTGGCCGGTCTCGAACATCAACACTCGGTCGCCCGACGAGAGCGTGTTGACGATCGTCGCCTCCCAAGCCCCCGTGCCGGAGCCTGGATAGATCACCACCGGCCCCTTGGTGCGGAAGATGGTGCGGCAGCCCTCCAGCACCTCGCGGCCGAGCGCGCCGAATTCCGGCCCGCGATGGTCGATCACCTGCCGATCCATGGCGCGCAGCACGCGCTCCGGCACCGGGCTCGGTCCCGGAATGTGCAGGAAGTGTCGTCCGGTGCGGCTCGTCATGGTCCCTCCCGTCGGGCCGGATGCCGGGCGCTTCACGTCGCGGCCGGTCGTTTCATCCGATCCAATTTGCATTCATTTTGAGTTGAGACAAGAAGTATCATGCCTTCAATCCTCCCATCGACGGCGGCTGAGCCCGCTGCTACGAATTCGCCATGACTTCCGCCACGACATTCGCCGCAGCCGAGTCGGAGGAGGCGAACGGCCCGATCTCCCTCCCCGCCGGGCACTCGCCCGAGGCCGCGGCCAAGCTTTCCGCCAAGCCTCGGGAAAACCTCGTGCATTCCCTTCACGACGAGGTGCTGGCACGGCTGCGCGATTTCATCGTCGAGGGCAATCTCGCCCCTGGCGCGCGGGTGCCCGAGCGGCTGCTCTGCGAGCGCTTCGGCATCTCGCGCACGCCCTTGCGGGAGGCGCTGAAGGTGCTGGCCTCCGAGGGGCTGATCGACCTGCTGCCGAACCGCGGCGCGCGGGTGCGCCGGATCGGCGAGCGCGAGATCGTCGAGTTGTTCGACGTGATGGGCGGCCTGGAGGCTCTGGCCGGCCGGCTCGCCTGCGAGCGTATCACGGACGCGGCCTATGCCGAGATCGAGCGGCTCCACCACGAGATGTACGGCCACTACCTGCGGCGCGACCTGCACGGCTACTTCGCCTGCAATCAGGCGATCCACGACCGCATCGTGGAGGCCGCCGACAACGCAGCCCTGAGCGCCACCTACGCCAGCTTCACAGGGCGCCTGCGGCGGGCGCGCTACTCGGCCAATCTCGACGCCAACCGCGACCGCTGGGGCGAGGCGATGCGCGAGCATGAGGAGATCCTCGACGCCCTTCGCCGCCGGGCCGGGCCGGAACTCAGCGATATCCTGTTCCGCCATCTGCGCAACAAGCGAAAGGCCGCCGCCGATCAAGAGGCGGCGGCGCCCACGCTCGGCGATGTTGTACACGGCGAAAGCGCCTGAGGCGCGCATTTCCCGTCATTTTTGAATGCATTTCGCGCAACTCAACGGCTTGTTCATGCCTCGCTTCGCCGCCAATCTGAGCCTGCTGTTCGCGGAGCGACCCCTGCTCGACCGGTTCGCTGAGGCCCGTGCGGCGGGCTTCGCGGCCGTCGAGATGCAGTTTCCCTATGCCGAGCCGAAGGAGGCTCTGGCCCCGCGCCTGACGGAGGCCGGCCTGCCGCTCGTGCTGCACAACCTGCCCCCCGGCGATTGGGCGGCGGGCGAGCGCGGCATCGCCATCTTCCCTGAGCGGATGTCCGAGTTCCGCGAAGGGGTCGCGCGAGCGATCGATTACGCCGGGGCGCTCGGATGCCGGCAGGTCAACTGCCTCGCCGGCCTCGCGCCGCCGGACGCCGAGCGGGCGCGCCTGCGCGCGACGCTGACCGAGAACCTCGCCTACGCCGCCGATGCCCTGGGCAAGGCCGGCATCCGCCTGCTGATCGAGCCGATCAACGACCGCGACATGCCGGGCTTCTTCTTGAACCGCCTCGCCGATGCGGCTGCGGTGATCGAGGCGGTGGGCTCCGAAAACCTCTTCATTCAGGCGGACCTCTACCACATGGCGCGGATGGGCGAGGATCTGGTGGACAGTCTCACCGCCCACCGCGCCCGCATTGCCCACGTCCAGATCGCCGACGCCCCCGGCCGCCACGAGCCGGGCACCGGCGGCATCGACTTTGCCGCCGCCTTCGCGGCCCTCGACCGGCTCGGCTACGACGGCTTCATCGGCTGCGAATACCTGCCTGCCGCCAACACCGAGGCGGGCCTCGGCTGGATGGCGGCTTACCGCTGATCAGATCCGGGATCCCAAAGGGGGCACCCCTTTGGCGGGGTGCAAGGTGGTTTGTAGATCGGGGCAGAGCCCCGGCCTTCTGCCGGGGCTCTGCCCTGGACCCGCGAAAGGACTTGTCTTTCGAAACCTGTGTTCAGAAGATCGGCATGCCGCCCGCGACGGTGATGAGCGCGCCGGAGGTGTAGCTGCTCTCTTCCGCTGCGAGCATGACATAGGCCGAGGCGAGTTCCGCCGGCTGGCCGGGGCGGTTGAACGGCACTTGGCTGCCGAAGGTCTTCACCGCATCCTCACTCATCCCGGCGGGGATGAACGGGGTCCAGATCGGGCCGGGTAGCACGCCGTTCACGCGGATGCCCTTTTCCGCGAGAAGCTGCGCGAGGCCGAGCACCATGTTGCTGAGCGCGCCCTTGGTGGCGCTGTAGGCGAAGAGCGTCGGCACCGGGTGCTTGGAATTGACCGAGGAGGTGAAGATCACCGAGGCACCGGGCTTGAGATGCGCCAGCGCCGCCTTGGTGGCGTAGAACGGGCCGAAGATGTTGGTCCGGAAGTGTTTTTCGAACACTTCGTCGTCGATGTCGGCAACACCTTGGTTCGGCTGCTGGAAGGCGGCGTTGTTCACCAGAATGTCGAGCCGGCCGAATTCTTGTGCCGTGCGCTCGACGATGTCGCGGGCGTAAGAAGCGTCCTTGATGTCGCCGGGAAGCAGCAGGGCGCGGCGGCCCGCCCGCTCGATCCACGCGCCGACGGTCTCCGCGTCCTTCTGCTCGTCGGGCAGGTAGGAGATCGCCACGTCGGCGCCCTCGCGGGCATAGGCGATGGCCACCGCCCGGCCGATGCCGCTGTCACCGCCCGTCACTAGGGCCGCCTTGCCGGTGAGCTTGCCCGAACCCTTGTAGCTCTCCTCGCCGTGGTCCGGCTCGGGGGTCATCTTGGGCGTCTTGCCGGGGAAGCTCTGCGGTTGCGTGTCGAAGGGCGGGCGCGGGTACTTGGTCAGCGGATCGGTCATCACGGCTCCTGTTCGGGGATTGCCGCGACAACCGGGTGCGAGGGCCGCCGTTCCGTGGCGGCGACCCTGGGCCGCGGTCAGCCCGCCGGCACGAGGGCCGCGTCGAGCACGCGGGCGACGTGGATCGCGTCGCGGCCGAGGCCATCGTGGATCTGGTGGCGGCAGCTGGTGCCGTCGGCGACCACGAGGTCGTCGGCTGACGCGTTGCGCAGCGCCGGGAACAGCGACAGCTCGGCCATGGCGAAGGAGGCGTCGATCGTGTCCCGCCCATAGCCGAACGCGCCGGCCATGCCGCAGCAGCTCGATTCGATGACGCGGACATCGAGCCCCGGCACCGCGCGCAACACCGTCTCCACCGCACCCATCGCCCCGAAAGACTTCTGGTGGCAGTGTCCGTGCAGGTGGGCGACCCGGCCGCCCTGGTCGGCGAGCGGGAGCGTGATGCGGCCGGCGGCGAGGTCGGCGGCCAGAAGCTCCTCGAACAGGAAGGCTTTGCCTGCCAGTTCGCTGGCCTCCTCCCGCGGCAGCAGCGACAGGAACTCGTCGCGGAAGGTCAGGAGGCAGGAGGGCTCCAGGCCGATGACGCGGGCGCCGGCCCGCACGAAGGGCAGGAGCGTGTCGAGCGTGCGGCGCGCCTCCGCGCGCGCCCGGTCGGTCTGGCCGGAGGCGAGGTAGGTGCGGCCGCAGCAGAGCGGGCGGCGCCCTTTGTGTGCGACCACGCGGTGCAGGCGGTAGCCGGCGGCCGTCAAAACCCGTTCGGCGGCCTCAAGATTCTCGCGCTCGAAAGCGCGGTTGAAGGTGTCGCCGAACAGGACGAGGTCGCGATGGTCGCCCGCCACGTCTTCGGGGTGGGCGACCTCGCCGGATTCCCGCCAGGGCCGGCGCCATTCGGGCAGCGAGCGGCGAGCCGAGAAACCGGCCCAGCTCTCACCGAAGCGGGCCAGCGCCGGATAGCGGTTGCGCAGGTTCAAGAGCGGCGCGAGCGCGGCCGCCACGCCGGCATAGCGCGGCATCTCGGCCACCAGCCGCTCCTTCAGCGGCAGGCCGTGCCGGGCGTGGTAATGGTGCAGGAACTCGACCTTCATCTTGGCCATGTCGACGCCAGTCGGGCATTCCCGGCGGCAGGCCTTGCACGAGACGCACAGATCCATCGTGCGCTTCATCTCAGGGCTGAGGAAGGCATCCGGCCCGAGCTGCCCTGAGATCGCGAGACGCAGCGAGTTGGCGCGGCCGCGGGTGAGGTGCTGCTCGTCGCGGGTGGCGCGATAGGAGGGGCACATCGCGCCCCCGGCGAGCTTCCGGCAGGTGCCGTTGTTGTTGCACATTTCGACCGCCGGGCCGAACCCACCCCAATCCGACCAGTCCAGCGCTGTCTCTCGCGGGGCGCTCACGGCATAGTCGGGGCCGAAGCGCATCAGGGTGCGGTCGTCCATCTTCAGCGGGCGGACGATCTTGTTCGGGTTCAGGCGGTTGTCCGGGTCGAACCCGTCCTTCACCGTCTCGAAAGCGCGGGTGAGCTTGGCGCCGAACAGCGGCTCGACGAACTCGGAGCGCGAGATGCCGTCGCCGTGCTCGCCCGAATAGGAGCCCTTGTGGCGGCGCACCAGCTCCGCGGTCTCTTCGGCGATGGCGCGCATCTTCCGGACATCGCCGCCCTGCTTCATGTCGAGGATCGGGCGCACGTGCAGGCAGCCGACGGAGGCGTGGGCGTACCACGTGCCGCGGGTGCCGTGCCGCGTGAACACCTCGGTGACGGCGTCGGTGTAGTCGGCCAGATGATCGAGGGGGACGGCGCAATCCTCGATGAAGGAGACGGGCTTCGCGTCTCCCTTCATCGACATCATGATGTTGAGGCAGGCCTCGCGCACCTCCCACACCGCCTTCTGGCGGTTCGGCTCCACCACCTCGACCACGGCGTCGGGAAAGCCGTGATCGGCCATGCACTGGTCGAGCCGCTTCAAGTCGCGCTTCAGGGCAGCGAGGTCGTCGCCGGCGAATTCGGCGAGCAGCAGGCAGTTCGGCTGCCCCCGGGTGATGTCGGCGAGCGTGGTGCGGAACAGCGGGATGTCGGCGCCGAGCACGAGCACGTTGTTGTCCACGAGCTCGACCGCCACGGGATCGAGGGCGACGATGTGCTGCGTCGTCTCCATCGCCGCGCGGAACGAGGGGAAGTGGCACACGCCCATGGCGCGATGGGCCGGCAGGCGCGAGAGCTTGAGCGTGACCGAGGTGGTGGCGGCGAGCGTCCCCTCCGAGCCGACGAGGAGATGGGCGAGGTTCGGGCGCGGCTCGATCAGGGAATCGAGATTGTAGCCGCCGACCCGCCGCTGCACTCGCGGGTACATCTTCTCGATCTCGTCGCGGTGCGCGTCGGCGAGGGCGAGCATCCGGCGCGCCAGATCGTCGGCACGGGCGCCGCCGGTGACCGCGCTCGTCGCGTTTCCGGTGAGCCCGAAGCCGAAGGCGGCGCCGTCGTGGAACAGCGCCTCCAGGGCCAGCACGTTGTCGCTCATCTTGCCGTAGCGCAGCGAGCGGGCGCCGCAGGAATTGTTGCCGGCCATGCCGCCGATGGTGCAGCGGGTCGCGGTCGAGGGCTCGACGGGGAAGAACCAGCCGTCCGCCTTCAGCCGGGCGTTGAGGCGCTCCAGCACGTGGCCGGGCTCGACCGTGACCGTGCCGCCTTCCGCGTCGTAGGCCAGCACGCCGTTGAAGTGGCGCGAGCAATCGACCACGAGGCCGGTGCCGATCGGCTGGCCGTTCTGGGAGGTGCCGCCGCCGCGCATGATAACGGGCAGGTCGAACTGAGCCGCCACTTTCAGGGTCGCGGCAATGTCGGCGGCGCTCTTGGGGAAGACGACGCCGGCCGGCATGATCTGGTAGATCGAGGCGTCGGTGGCGTAGCGTCCGCGGGTGAAGGCGTCGAAGCGAGCCTCGCCCTGCAAAACCTCCGCGAGCTTGCGCGGCAGCCCGGCCGCGTTGCGGGCCAGCGCTCGCGCGCTCGGGGCCGGTGCGCCGGAGGCTGCCTCGTCTGGCTTCGCACCTGCGCTCAAGTTCCCGCCCAAGCTCCCGCCCAAGTTCGCGCTCAAGTGGAACCTCCCTCCCCTCGCCTCACCAAGTGTTGGGCGTTTTTGAATTCATAATTCTCTGACGGGGATGGGTCAAACGCGCTGGCGTCGCGGCTTCCAGAAAGGCGAAGCGGCCGCCGAGGGAGATCGGCGGCCGCTTCGTGCGATGGGGGCTTCCGACAAAGGGATTACAGGGCGATCCGCTGCGGGATGGCGTCGCCCCGGCCGGGCCGCTCCGCCCGTTCGAGGGCGGCGTCCGGCCACACGATCGGATCGGCGGGCGCGGCCTCCGGCGGCCGCTTGATCGGATCCTGGCGCAGCAGGATCGGGTGCGGCTCCGGCGCCGGCACCACGGGGGCCGGCCGCATGGCGGCAGGCCGCAGGCTGCGCTCCATGAAGCCCCGCACCAGCGGCACGATGTCCTGGCGGAAGCGTGAACCGTTGAAGATGCCGTAATGCCCGGCGCCCGGCTGCATGTGGTAGGTCTTGGCCGCCTCGGGCAGGTTCACCGCGAGATCGAGCGCGGCCTTTGTCTGGCCAAGCCCGGTGATGTCGTCCTTCTCGCCCTCCACCGCCATCAGGTGGCAGCGACGGATCGCGCCGAGATCGACCGGCTCGCCGTGATGGCGCAGGGTGCCGCGGGGCAGGTCGTGGCTGATGAAGACCCGCTCGATCGTCTCGAGGTAGAACTCGGCGGTCAGATCCATCACCGCCAGATACTCGTCGTAGAAGGCCCGGTGGCGGGCGGCGGAATCGCCATCGCCGCGCACGAGATGGTCGAACATCGCGTGGTGGGCGTCCCGGTGACGTTCGAGGTTCATCCCCATGAAGCCGGCAAGCTGCAGGAAGCCCGGATAGACGGCGCGGCCCAGGCCGGGATAGCCCGGCGGCACGGTGTGGATGCAGTGCCGCTCGAACCAGGCAAACCCCTTCTCCTGGGCCAGGGCGTTGACGGCGGTGGGCGAGCGGCGGGTATCGACGGGCCCGCCCATCAGCACGGCCGTACGCGGCACGAGCGGGTGATCCTCCGCCTCCATCCGGGCGATGGCGGCGAGCACCGGCACGGAGGGCTGACACACGGCCGCGACGTGGAGATCCGGCCCGAGCGCCGCGAACAGGGCGATGCAGGTATCGATGTAGTCGTCGAGACCGAACCGGCCGGCGCTCGCGGGCACCTGACGGGCATCGGCCCAATCCGTGATGAAGACCTGATGGCTGTCGAGGAAGGCCTCGACGGTGCCGCGCAGCAGCGTGGCGTAATGGCCCGACAGCGGCGCGACGATCAGGAGCTTCGGCTTGGCGTCGAGTTCGGCGGACGGCTCGCCGAAGGCGATGACGCGGCAGAACGGACGCTCCCAGACGATCCGCTCCGGCACGCCGAGCCCGAAGGCGGGCTTGGCGTAGACGCGGGTGGCGCGCTCGAACATCTCGCAGCCGGCAGCGACGGTGCGGCTCTGGGGGGCATAAGCGAGGGGATTGAAGGGATTCTCGCAGGCCAACCGCGTGGCTTCCGCCGCCAGGCGCATCGGTGCGAGCATGAGATGGCCAGCCTCGTAAAGAGGGTACAGCATGCGAGCGCTTCCCTGGAGCAGCTCGCTTGACCCAAGCTGTCCTTTTCTTCCGTTGGTGGAAAGTGCAACTCCCCGACGTGAGAAAAGGTTTCGTTTTTACAAGATCCCCCTGTTGACGACGCTGCCCGAAATTGAGGATCGGCAAGAACAGAGGGGAGTAGGGCCACAGCCCTCGACCGCCATCGATCGTCTGGAACGGTCATGCCCGCGACGTGGCTCGGCGCGGGCGCTCAGGCGGCCCTGCGCGACAGTCGGAACGACCCGTCCCGACAAGGCGATCGCATCTTGGCGGATCGCCTTGTCGGGCCCGAACTGGCCGATCCGCTCTGGATGACGGCTTTGGACTTCACGCCAGACCCGCGCGGTCTTGCTCGACGATGCGGCTTCAGGCGTTGGCCTGCGTCACGAACTTCGTCACGAGATAGGCCTCGATCGCTTCCGAGCCGCCCTCGCTGCCGTAGCCAGAATCCTTGATGCCGCCGAACGGCGTCTCGGGGAGCGCGATGCCGTGATGGTTGATCGAGATCATGCCGGCTTCGATCCTCTCGCCCGCTCGGTTCGCCCGGGCAGCCGAGCGGGTATAGGCATAGGCCGCGAGCCCGTAAGGCAGGCGGTTGGCTTCAGCGAAGGCCTCCTCGTCCCCCGAGAAGCGCCGGATCGCCGCGATCGGCCCGAACGGCTCCTCATTCATGATCCGGGCGTCAAGCGGCACGTCGGCGAAGACGGTGGGCTCGAAGAAGTGGCCGCGATTGCCGATGCGGCTGCCGCCGGTGAGAAGCCGCGCGCCCTTGGCCTCGGCATCGGCCACGAAGGCCTCCATCGCCTCGACCCGGCGGCCGTGGACGAGAGGACCCATCTGCGTGTCGGGGTCGAGTCCATCGCCGACCTTGAGCGCTTTCGAGGCCGCGACGAATCCGTCGATGAAGCGGTCGTACACCCGCTCCTGCACGAGGAAGCGGGTCGGGGCGACGCAGACCTGGCCCGCATTGCGGTACTTGTTGGCGGACAGCACCCGCACGGCGGTATCGATATCGGCGTCGTCGAACACGATCGCCGGGGCGTGGCCGCCGAGCTCCATCGTCGCCCGCTTCATGTGCTGGCCGGCCAAAGCCGCGAGTTGCTTGCCGACCGTGGTCGAGCCGGTGAAGGTGATCTTGTGGATCGCTGGATGCGGGATGAGGGTGCCGGAAATTTCGGCCGGATCGCCGTAGACGAGGGCGAGCGCGTCGCCGGGCACGCCCGCGTCGAGGAAGGCACGCACCAGTTCGGCGCAGGAGGCGGGGGTGTCCTCGGGGCCCTTGAGGATGACCGGGCAGCCGGTGCAGAGCGCCGCCGAGAGCTTTCGCACGGCCTGGTTGATCGGGAAGTTCCACGGTGTGAAGGCCGCCACCGGCCCGACGGGTTCGCGGGTGACGATCTGGAGCACGCCTTCTGCGCGGGCGGGGATGACCCGGCCGTAGGCGCGCCGCCCCTCTTCGGCGAACCACTCGATGATGTCGGCGGCGACCGCCGTCTCGGCGCGCGCCTCGGCGAGCGGCTTACCCTGCTCGAGCGTCATGGTGCGGGCGATCCCCTCCGCACGCTCGCGCATCAGGGCGGCGGCCCGGCGCAGAACCTTGGACCGGTCGAAGGCGGAGACCCGCCGCCAAGCGGCGAAGCCGCGCGCGACCGCCTCCAGCGCCTCGTCGAGATCGGCTTGGCTGGCGACCGCGACCCGGCCGATCGACTCGCCGGTGGCCGGATTGAGGATCGACAGGGTCTCGCCGCCGCTTCCGGAGCGCCACCGGCCGGCGATATGAAGCGAAACGTCGAGGTCCATGAGCCATCTCCGCGGGAAGGGACGGCATCCATATAGAGGGCGTCTCGCTCGAAGGGGACGCCCGCGCGGCCATGCGCAGGGACGGACCGGCACCGGGGTGGCGGACGATCCCGAACCGGGACGGTCCGCGGTGGGACCGGAGGGAACCTCGCTCCCGACCCGATCCTCCGTCCCCGGCGGCGCGCGCCCGACCGGTTCCGCGTGTCCCTGGACGGGACGATGGGACCGGCCGAGACCTTGCATCGGTGTGTGAGCGACCTTGGCGTGTCTCAGGGCCATCCGGCATCCGAGGGTACGCGCTCAACGCGAGGGGCCGATTGCGGCTTGACGACCCAATGACGACCTATCCGGCCGTGCGCGGAGCCATCCCGCTCTCCTCTCTCGATTGGCCCGCCGCCTCCGCCGGGCAATCCCCCTCGATCACACCGACGCAGCTCCTGGCGATGCTCAGGCGCCGCCGCCGGCTCATCGCTCTCTCGATGATCCTCGGCGCCCTCGGCAGCACGGCCTTCATCGCGAGGACCGAACCGAATTACGTTGCCACCGCACAGGTCATCATCGATCCGCGGGCGCTCCGGGTCGTCGAGCGCGAGGTGACGCCGAGCATCGACAACGCCGACGCACAAATCGCCTCGGTCGAGAACGAGATGCGCGTGCTGCGGTCGAGCACGGTCCTCAATGCCCTGATCGCCCGCGACCGGCTCGACGCGGATCCCGAATTCGCCGGCGACCCGCCGGGCCTGCTGCGTCGGACGAAGGCGGCGCTGTTCGATCTCGTCGGCCTGTCGCCGGCCCGCGCGCCCGATCCGCGTCGCGCGGCCCTCCAAGCCCTCGAGCGCAAGATCGCCGTCCGCCGCGCCGAGCGCAGCTTCGTCGTCGAGGTGCACGTGGCCACCCGCGATCCCGACAAGTCCGCCCGGATCGCGAACGATCTCGTGACGCTCTACACCGAACAGGCGAGCCGGACCCGCGCCGAGCTCGCGCGCCGCTCCGGCGCCTCCCTCGACGACCGCCTCGCCGAACTGCGCGCCGCCGTCCGCGCGGCGGAAAATCGGGTCGAGACCTTCAGGACCGAGCACGACCTCGTCAGCGCCGACGGCGCCCTGACGCGGGACCGGCGCCTGCGCGACCTCAATACCCAGCTTGCCGCCGCCCGGGCCCGGTCCGCCGAGGCACTCGTCCGGATGGAGCAGGCGAGCGCCCTGCGCGGCCGGCTCGACGGCCTGTCGGAGGCCGTTCAGTCCCAGGCGATGATCCAGTTGCGCTATCAGATCGCCGAGGCTCGCCGGCGCCGGGCCAACCTCGCCAACGTGCTGGGGCCGCGCCACCCGGAGCTGAACTCGGTCGGCCGGGAGATCGACGCCCTGCAGGATCAGCTCGGCCAGGAGCTGCAGCGGATCGGCGACGCGGCCCGAAACGACTACCGCCGCGCAAAGCAGACCGAGGAGGAGCTGCGCAGGACGGTCGAGGCGATGTCGACGACCTCACTCGCCGACGACCGCGCTCTCGCCGAGCTGCGCGCGCGGGAGGCGGAGGCGGAGGCCCAGCGCAAGCTGTTCGCCCAGTACCTCGTGCGCTCCCGCGAACTGATCGAGCAGACGCAGGTCAACGTGAACAACATCCGCGTGATCGGTGCGGCCTCCCCGCCCGAGACGCCGACGAACCTGAGCAAGGCCATCGTCCTCGCCATCGGGACGCTGGTCGGCCTCGCGCTCGGCATCCTTGCGGCGGTCGCCCTCGGCGTCCTGCGCGGCGAGGCGGCGACCACCGCGCGGCCCCCGGCCGGATCGGGCGAGGCGGCGCGTGCCTGATCCGCTCTCCAGTCCCGGACGCTGCGCTTCGGGAGGGGCCCCGGACACCGTTCCGCGCCCTGCGCCAAGCCCTTCGTCGTGTCTCGTTCCATGACCGCCACGAGCCGTCCCGCCACTGGCCTCCCTGCCGCGAATCCGGCCGCCGGGCTGCGCGCCGCGCCGCTCCTGAGCGGGTTTTCCGGCCAGCGGTGGCGGCTCGCCTTCGTCGTCTTCGCGGTGATGATGTGCGTGAACGCGTTCTACGTGGTCTTCCTCGGCAGCAACAACGACGTCGGCAACACGAAGACGCTGATGCCGTCGAACCGGAACAACCTGCTCTATGTCGGCCTCTGGCTCGCGCTCTACGCCCTGTCCGTCTGCGTGGTGCTGCGCGACGTGCTGCGCAACGGGATCGACCTCTGCCTGATCGCCGTCCTTCCGCTCGCCGGCTACATCCTGCTCTCCACCTGCTGGGCGACCGATAGCTGGGCCTCGCTGGTTCCTGCGGGGATGCTCGTCCTGAACATCGCCATCGCCGCGGCCCTGGCGTCCGTCGTCCATCCGGCGGTGTTCCTGAGCCTGTTTGCCTGGACCAACGTCTTCCTGGTCGCGTCCTCCCTGGTGATGGTGGTGGTCATGCCCGATGCGGTGCGCACCGACATCACCCGGCCGGGCTTCCTGATGTCGGGCGAGCTGTTCGGGGCCTACGGCAGCAAAACCCTGCACGGCATGTTTGCCGCAAGCTCCATCCTGATCCTGCTGTTCCTGCCCGGCGCGAGTCCCCGGGGACTACGGGTCCCGGCACTGGCCATCCTCGCGCTCGGGCTGATCCTGGCGAACTCGATGTCCTCCGTCAGCGGCATTGCGGTGGCCGGCGTGACGATGCTCGCCGCCCGGCTGCTCCCCGGCTGTGGCCGGGTCATCTTCGCGACGGTGACCGGGTTCGCGATCCTGCTCTCGCTGATCCTGCCCTTCATCGGCGTCGGCGACATCGCCGTCGCGCTCGGTCGCAGCCCCGACTTCACCGGGCGCAGCAACTTCTGGCCCTACGCCCTCGAAGCCTTCCGCGACCGGCCGGTGTTCGGCTACGGCTATCTGAGCTTCTTCAACACCGATCCGTTCTCACGGGCCTGGAGCGTGTGGGAGCGCGAGATGTTCTTCTTCACGCCCGACTTCCACAACACCTTTCTCGACACCCTGGTCGGCCTCGGTCTCGTCGGCGGTGCGTTCTATCTCGTCCTGCTCTTCGCCTCGTCATCCATCTTCGCGCATCCGAGCCTCGAGCGTCGCACGGCCTTCCTGCTCTCGGCCCTGCTGATCGCCTTCATCCTCAACAGCGCGACCGGCTACCTCTTTCTGGCACACAACCGGATGTCGACGATCTTCCAGTTCTACTGTCTGTTCGTTCTCTGCCGCCGGTATCGGCCACGCCTGCCGCAGCCTGCCCTCGCCTGAGCGGCACCGGTCGGCGGTCCCCCCGATGGGGCAGGCCGATCCGCCGGTGAGCGAGAGGGCGTGGCCATCTCCGCATCCGATATCGCCAACGAGCATCCCCCCGCGGCGAAACTTCGGGGAGCCTCCGGCATTGCCTTATCGGAAGCTCCGGAGGTTCACGATGGCAGACGCAAAGACGGAGAGGGAGGCGGCCGGC is from Methylorubrum sp. B1-46 and encodes:
- a CDS encoding NAD-dependent succinate-semialdehyde dehydrogenase — translated: MDLDVSLHIAGRWRSGSGGETLSILNPATGESIGRVAVASQADLDEALEAVARGFAAWRRVSAFDRSKVLRRAAALMRERAEGIARTMTLEQGKPLAEARAETAVAADIIEWFAEEGRRAYGRVIPARAEGVLQIVTREPVGPVAAFTPWNFPINQAVRKLSAALCTGCPVILKGPEDTPASCAELVRAFLDAGVPGDALALVYGDPAEISGTLIPHPAIHKITFTGSTTVGKQLAALAGQHMKRATMELGGHAPAIVFDDADIDTAVRVLSANKYRNAGQVCVAPTRFLVQERVYDRFIDGFVAASKALKVGDGLDPDTQMGPLVHGRRVEAMEAFVADAEAKGARLLTGGSRIGNRGHFFEPTVFADVPLDARIMNEEPFGPIAAIRRFSGDEEAFAEANRLPYGLAAYAYTRSAARANRAGERIEAGMISINHHGIALPETPFGGIKDSGYGSEGGSEAIEAYLVTKFVTQANA
- a CDS encoding FAD-binding and (Fe-S)-binding domain-containing protein; the protein is MSAGAKPDEAASGAPAPSARALARNAAGLPRKLAEVLQGEARFDAFTRGRYATDASIYQIMPAGVVFPKSAADIAATLKVAAQFDLPVIMRGGGTSQNGQPIGTGLVVDCSRHFNGVLAYDAEGGTVTVEPGHVLERLNARLKADGWFFPVEPSTATRCTIGGMAGNNSCGARSLRYGKMSDNVLALEALFHDGAAFGFGLTGNATSAVTGGARADDLARRMLALADAHRDEIEKMYPRVQRRVGGYNLDSLIEPRPNLAHLLVGSEGTLAATTSVTLKLSRLPAHRAMGVCHFPSFRAAMETTQHIVALDPVAVELVDNNVLVLGADIPLFRTTLADITRGQPNCLLLAEFAGDDLAALKRDLKRLDQCMADHGFPDAVVEVVEPNRQKAVWEVREACLNIMMSMKGDAKPVSFIEDCAVPLDHLADYTDAVTEVFTRHGTRGTWYAHASVGCLHVRPILDMKQGGDVRKMRAIAEETAELVRRHKGSYSGEHGDGISRSEFVEPLFGAKLTRAFETVKDGFDPDNRLNPNKIVRPLKMDDRTLMRFGPDYAVSAPRETALDWSDWGGFGPAVEMCNNNGTCRKLAGGAMCPSYRATRDEQHLTRGRANSLRLAISGQLGPDAFLSPEMKRTMDLCVSCKACRRECPTGVDMAKMKVEFLHHYHARHGLPLKERLVAEMPRYAGVAAALAPLLNLRNRYPALARFGESWAGFSARRSLPEWRRPWRESGEVAHPEDVAGDHRDLVLFGDTFNRAFERENLEAAERVLTAAGYRLHRVVAHKGRRPLCCGRTYLASGQTDRARAEARRTLDTLLPFVRAGARVIGLEPSCLLTFRDEFLSLLPREEASELAGKAFLFEELLAADLAAGRITLPLADQGGRVAHLHGHCHQKSFGAMGAVETVLRAVPGLDVRVIESSCCGMAGAFGYGRDTIDASFAMAELSLFPALRNASADDLVVADGTSCRHQIHDGLGRDAIHVARVLDAALVPAG
- a CDS encoding polyhydroxyalkanoate depolymerase — encoded protein: MLYPLYEAGHLMLAPMRLAAEATRLACENPFNPLAYAPQSRTVAAGCEMFERATRVYAKPAFGLGVPERIVWERPFCRVIAFGEPSAELDAKPKLLIVAPLSGHYATLLRGTVEAFLDSHQVFITDWADARQVPASAGRFGLDDYIDTCIALFAALGPDLHVAAVCQPSVPVLAAIARMEAEDHPLVPRTAVLMGGPVDTRRSPTAVNALAQEKGFAWFERHCIHTVPPGYPGLGRAVYPGFLQLAGFMGMNLERHRDAHHAMFDHLVRGDGDSAARHRAFYDEYLAVMDLTAEFYLETIERVFISHDLPRGTLRHHGEPVDLGAIRRCHLMAVEGEKDDITGLGQTKAALDLAVNLPEAAKTYHMQPGAGHYGIFNGSRFRQDIVPLVRGFMERSLRPAAMRPAPVVPAPEPHPILLRQDPIKRPPEAAPADPIVWPDAALERAERPGRGDAIPQRIAL